The window TAGGTTGAGGGCCTAGTGGGGGCAACCCCGTGGAGGTTCAAGTCCTCTCGGCCGCACCAAGTCATCTTAACTAACATATGCGCCCGTAGCTCAATTGGATAGAGCGTCTGACTACGGATCAGAAGGTTGTGGGTTCGACTCCTGCCGGGCGCGCCATAAAGAATATTATATTGCGGGTGTAGTTTAATGGTAAAACCTCAGCCTTCCAAGCTGATGTCGTGAGTTCGATTCTCATCACCCGCTCCAAAAATACTTTTAAAAACATATTGACATTTATCCTTGCAAGAGTTATGATGTATAAGTTGTCTCTTGTAGATAGAAATATGAATTACATGAACCTTGAAAACTGAACAAGCAAAACGTAATCAATAAAGTTTTTAGTAGCTAACTTCGGTAAGTGAACGAAACAAAATTTTGGACATCAAAATTGATGCCAGCAAAACAATTTGAGCTTATCAAATTTCTTTTATGGAGAGTTTGATCCTGGCTCAGGACGAACGCTGGCGGCGTGCCTAATACATGCAAGTCGAGCGAATGATGAGGAAGCTTGCTTCCTCTGATTTAGCGGCGGACGGGTGAGTAACACGTGGGCAACCTACCTTATAGTTTGGGATAACTCCGGGAAACCGGGGCTAATACCAAATAATCTCTTTCACTTCATGGTGAAAGACTGAAAGACGGTTTCGGCTGTCGCTATAGGATGGGCCCGCGGCGCATTAGCTAGTTGGTGAGGTAACGGCTCACCAAGGCGACGATGCGTAGCCGACCTGAGAGGGTGATCGGCCACACTGGGACTGAGACACGGCCCAGACTCCTACGGGAGGCAGCAGTAGGGAATCTTCCACAATGGGCGAAAGCCTGATGGAGCAACGCCGCGTGAGTGAAGAAGGATTTCGGTTCGTAAAACTCTGTTGTAAGGGAAGAATAAGTACAGTAGTAACTGGCTGTACCTTGACGGTACCTTATTAGAAAGCCACGGCTAACTACGTGCCAGCAGCCGCGGTAATACGTAGGTGGCAAGCGTTGTCCGGAATTATTGGGCGTAAAGCGCGCGCAGGTGGTTTCTTAAGTCTGATGTGAAAGCCCACGGCTCAACCGTGGAGGGTCATTGGAAACTGGGGAACTTGAGTGCAGAAGAGGATAGTGGAATTCCAAGTGTAGCGGTGAAATGCGTAGAGATTTGGAGGAACACCAGTGGCGAAGGCGACTATCTGGTCTGTAACTGACACTGAGGCGCGAAAGCGTGGGGAGCAAACAGGATTAGATACCCTGGTAGTCCACGCCGTAAACGATGAGTGCTAAGTGTTAGGGGGTTTCCGCCCCTTAGTGCTGCAGCTAACGCATTAAGCACTCCGCCTGGGGAGTACGGTCGCAAGACTGAAACTCAAAGGAATTGACGGGGGCCCGCACAAGCGGTGGAGCATGTGGTTTAATTCGAAGCAACGCGAAGAACCTTACCAGGTCTTGACATCCCATTGACCACTGTAGAGATACAGTTTTCCCTTCGGGGACAACGGTGACAGGTGGTGCATGGTTGTCGTCAGCTCGTGTCGTGAGATGTTGGGTTAAGTCCCGCAACGAGCGCAACCCTTGATCTTAGTTGCCATCATTTAGTTGGGCACTCTAAGGTGACTGCCGGTGACAAACCGGAGGAAGGTGGGGATGACGTCAAATCATCATGCCCCTTATGACCTGGGCTACACACGTGCTACAATGGACGATACAAACGGTTGCCAACCCGCGAGGGGGAGCTAATCCGATAAAGTCGTTCTCAGTTCGGATTGTAGGCTGCAACTCGCCTACATGAAGCCGGAATCGCTAGTAATCGCGGATCAGCATGCCGCGGTGAATACGTTCCCGGGCCTTGTACACACCGCCCGTCACACCACGAGAGTTTGTAACACCCGAAGTCGGTGAGGTAACCTTTTTGGAGCCAGCCGCCGAAGGTGGGATAGATGATTGGGGTGAAGTCGTAACAAGGTAGCCGTATCGGAAGGTGCGGCTGGATCACCTCCTTTCTAAGGATATTTTCGGAATACAAACCTTGGGTTTGTAAGATTACGTTTTGCGTTCAGTTTTGAAGGTTCATTCTTCTGAATGAAACACTTCAAAACTTGTTCTTTGAAAACTGGATAAAACGACATTGAAATAGTAACAAACACATTTATTTTTTTAAGTTTTTTAGGCTTAATAACAGATGAAGGTTTCAAGATACGAGTAAGGCAAGGAAGCGATTGAGTAAGTGAAGTAGCGTACCTTAGTACGTGACTGAGCGAACGATTGAAGCTGACGATGTATTACGATGTATATTGAAAGCTGACGGTTAAGTTATTAAGGGCGCACGGCGAATGCCTTGGCACTAGGAGCCGAAGAAGGACGGCACTAACACCGATATGCTTCGGGGAGCTGTAAGTGAGCTTTGATCCGGAGATTTCCGAATGGGGGAACCCACTACGTTTAATCGCGTAGTATCTTGACGTGAATACATAGCGTCTTGAAGGCAGACCCAGGGAACTGAAACATCTAAGTACCTGGAGGAAGAGAAAGAAAAATCGATTCCCTGAGTAGCGGCGAGCGAAACGGGAAGAGCCCAAACCAAGAGGCTTGCCTCTTGGGGTTGTAGGACACTCTATACGGAGTTACAAAAGAATGAGTTAGATGAAGCGACTTGGAAAGGTCCGCCAGAGCAGGTAATAGCCCTGTAGTCGAAAGTTCATTCCCTCCTGAGTGGATCCTGAGTACGGCGGAACACGTGAAATTCCGTCGGAATCTGGGAGGACCATCTCCCAAGGCTAAATACTACCTAGTGACCGATAGTGAACCAGTACCGTGAGGGAAAGGTGAAAAGCACCCCGGAAGGGGAGTGAAATAGATCCTGAAACCGTGTGCCTACAAGTAGTTAGAGCCCGTTAATGGGTGATAGCGTGCCTTTTGTAGAATGAACCGGCGAGTTACGATTACGTGCGAGGTTAAGTTTTAGAAGACGGAGCCGCAGCGAAAGCGAGTCTGAATAGGGCGAATTAGTACGTGGTCGTAGACCCGAAACCAGGTGATCTACCCATGTCCAGGGTGAAGGTGAGGTAACACTTACTGGAGGCCCGAACCCACGCACGTTGAAAAGTGCGGGGATGAGGTGTGGGTAGCGGAGAAATTCCAATCGAACCTGGAGATAGCTGGTTCTCTCCGAAATAGCTTTAGGGCTAGCCTCGTGATGAGAATACTGGAGGTAGAGCACTGTTTGGACTAGGGGGCCATCCCGGTTTACCGAATTCAGACAAACTCCGAATGCCAGATATTTATACACGGGAGTCAGACTGCGAGTGATAAGATCCGTAGTCAAAAGGGAAACAGCCCAGACCACCAGCTAAGGTCCCAAAGTAATCGTTAAGTGGAAAAGGATGTGGCGTTGCATAGACAACCAGGATGTTGGCTTAGAAGCAGCCATCATTTAAAGAGTGCGTAATAGCTCACTGGTCGAGTGACGCTGCGCCGAAAATGTATCGGGGCTAAACGATTCACCGAAGCTGTGGATTGACATCTACGATGTCAGTGGTAGGAGAGCGTTCTAAGTGCGTTGAAGTCAGACCGGAAGGACTGGTGGAGCGCTTAGAAGTGAGAATGCCGGTATGAGTAGCGAAAGACGGGTGAGAATCCCGTCCACCGTATGACTAAGGTTTCCTGAGGAAGGCTCGTCCGCTCAGGGTTAGTCGGGACCTAAGCCGAGGCCGATAGGCGTAGGCGATGGACAACAGGTTGATATTCCTGTACCACCTCCTCACCGTTTGAGAAATGGGGGGACGCAGTAGGATAGGGTAAGCGCGCCGTTGGTTGTGCGCGTCCAAGCAGTAAGGCGTGTGTGTAGGCAAATCCGCACACTGTAACGTTGAGCTGTGATGGCGAGTCCTTTAAGGACGAAGTTCCTGATTTCACACTGCCAAGAAAAGCCTCTATCGAGGTGAGAGGTGCCCGTACCGCAAACCGACACAGGTAGTCGAGGAGAGAATCCTAAGGTGTGCGAGAGAACTCTCGTTAAGGAACTCGGCAAAATGACCCCGTAACTTCGGGAGAAGGGGTGCTCTTGAGCGTGCAAGCGCATGAGAGCCGCAGTGAATAGGCCCAGGCGACTGTTTAGCAAAAACACAGGTCTCTGCAAAACCGTAAGGTGACGTATAGGGGCTGACGCCTGCCCGGTGCTGGAAGGTTAAGAGGAGTGGTTAGCGCAAGCGAAGCTGCGAATTGAAGCCCCAGTAAACGGCGGCCGTAACTATAACGGTCCTAAGGTAGCGAAATTCCTTGTCGGGTAAGTTCCGACCCGCACGAAAGGCGTAACGATCTGGGCACTGTCTCAACGAGAGACTCGGTGAAATTATAGTACCTGTGAAGATGCAGGTTACCCGCGACAGGACGGAAAGACCCCGTGGAGCTTTACTGTAGCCTGATATTGAATTTTGGTACAACTTGTACAGGATAGGTAGGAGCCAGAGATCTCGGAGCGCCAGCTTCGAAGGAGGCGTCGGTGGGATACTACCCTGGTTGTATTGAAATTCTAACCCATGCCCCTTAGCGGGGCAGGAGACAGTGTCAGGCGGACAGTTTGACTGGGGCGGTCGCCTCCTAAAAGGTAACGGAGGCGCCCAAAGGTTCCCTCAGAATGGTTGGAAATCATTCGTAGAGTGTAAAGGCACAAGGGAGCTTGACTGCGAGACCTACAAGTCGAGCAGGGTCGAAAGACGGGCTTAGTGATCCGGTGGTTCCGCATGGAAGGGCCATCGCTCAACGGATAAAAGCTACCCCGGGGATAACAGGCTTATCTCCCCCAAGAGTCCACATCGACGGGGAGGTTTGGCACCTCGATGTCGGCTCATCGCATCCTGGGGCTGTAGTCGGTCCCAAGGGTTGGGCTGTTCGCCCATTAAAGCGGTACGCGAGCTGGGTTCAGAACGTCGTGAGACAGTTCGGTCCCTATCCGTCGTGGGCGTAGGAAATTTGAGAGGAGCTGTCCTTAGTACGAGAGGACCGGGATGGACACACCGCTGGTGTACCAGTTGTCTTGCCAAAGGCATCGCTGGGTAGCTATGTGTGGACGGGATAAGTGCTGAAAGCATCTAAGCATGAAGCCCCCCTCAAGATGAGATTTCCCATTACGCAAGTAAGTAAGATCCCTCAAAGACGATGAGGTAGATAGGTTCGAGGTGGAAGTGTGGTGACACATGGAGCTGACGAATACTAATCGATCGAGGACTTAACCAAAATGTTTGAAACATTCAATGCACCGTTTATCCAGTTTTGAAAGAATAACATCTTTCTATATAGGGTTTCAAGATACAAGTAGTTCGAGGAAGCGATTGAGAGAAGGAAGGAACGTACTCAAGTACGTGACTGACTGAACGAATGGAGCTGACAAAGAAATACGCTGTATATGGAAAGCCGTAAATAGGAACTTCTGCTAAAAGCGCAACATCCATGTTGCAACGCAGAAGTCAGCACATCCATGTGCAAGTCTAGTGATGATGGCAAAGAGGTCACACCCGTTCCCATACCGAACACGGAAGTTAAGCTCTTTAGCGCCGATGGTAGTTGGGGGCTTCCCCCTGTGAGAGTAGGACGTCGCTAGGCATCTAAAACAGTCAGCTGATTGCTGGCTTTTTTTTTATATTTTTCAATAGTTGGATTTTTTTAAAGTAGTACTCATCTATTAAAAATAAAATATTGATTTTATATGAAAATATAAAAAAAATCATTGTGTAGTGAATACATTTATGTTATATTTATTAATGTCTTAAAGAGGTCCCGTGGTGTAGCGGTTAACATGCCTGCCTGTCACGCAGGAGATCGCCGGTTCGATCCCGGTCGGGACCGCCATTTATTGAATATACAGCTCTTATGATATGAAAATATCATAAGGGCTTTTTTATTTATATTGGAATAATAAGAGTTAACTTCAATGGATATACAATGTAAGGGAGAACGGGCACACGAATTTTATATGAACGAAATGGTATATGATTACATATGTATAGTGAGACAAATAGAATTTATCCATGATGAGCAGAGGAAAGTTTAAGAAGTTTCTCAAGCGATAGTGATGGGTACTGATTTAGTGATAGGTAATGTGTACGGAGGTGATAGTATGCGTTATTGCTATTTCTGGAGAATAATATACGCAGGCATATTCATATGGTTATTAGTTATTGTAGGAGGCTGTGTAGATCGAATTATTGAAATAGAAGAGTCTAATACGTATCACTGGCAAAAAAATATGAATCAAGCAGAATTTGAACAATTAAAAGAGGGTATGACCTATTTAGAAGTTGCTGAAATTGCAGGAGGTGCTGGTGAAAGGACAAAGAATAATCATTACCGTTGGAATGATGAAATTCTCCTGACGCAAGCCTATATTGTTCAGTTTAAGGATGAACAATTGATAAGTAAAGAGGTTATTATAGTGAAGGGGCATTCAACAAGAGAGTAGACACGTCTTCGAAAAGATGGCGTGTTTATTTTTTTGAAAATTACTGGATGCTTTGAACATTTGCGTTTGTTTCGGTAAACTAGAAGTAATGTAGCTAGGAGAGGACAAAAAGATGATGTTTGAAATAATAATGAATTCACTTGAGGATACGGAAAATTTTGCACTAAAGCTCGCGGATTTACTAGAAGCACAGGATACGATTACGTTAGAGGGTGATCTTGGTGCTGGTAAGACTACGTTTACAAAGTCACTGGCAAAAGGGCTGGGTGTGACGAGAACAGTTAATAGCCCAACATTTACTATTATTAAACAGTATGAGGGGCGTCTACCTTTCAATCATTTAGATGTGTATCGTCTGGCAGAAAGTGATGAAGACCTTGGATGGGACGAGTTATTTTATGGAGATGCCGTGTCAGTAGTCGAGTGGGCCCATTTAATTGAGCAGGATTTACCGCGGGAACGATTAGGAATTGAGATTTACCGAATTGAAGAAAATGAACGTCGATTCGTTTTAACGCCTCGAGGAGAGCGATATGAGGCATTATGTGAGGAGCTAATAAAATGATTTGGTTAGGAATTGAAACGGCGAATGCGCCACTTTCTGTTGCTGTTGTAAAGGATGGTAAGGTGGTGGCAGAGATTATTCAAAATATTAAATTAACACATTCTGCAGGTGCGATGCCTGCAATTGAAAATATTCTTGAGAATGCAGGGATAAAACCCAATGAATTAGATGCCATTGCTGTATCAGAGGGACCTGGTTCTTATACGGGTGTACGCATCGGTGTAACGCTTGCTAAAACATTGGCATGGACGCTACATAAACCATTAGTAGGTATATCTAGCTTAAAGGTATTAGCAGCAAATGCTACACTCTATGATGGACTAATTTGTCCTATCTTTGATGCGCGTCGTGACAATGTCTACACAGCTGTTTATAAAGGAGCTGAACTTGATGTGGTTGTAGAGGATTATCATGATCATATTGATGGACTGTTAAACCGTTTGAAGGCTTTTGAGTCGCCAATATTATTTATTGGAGCAGATGTTCATGCTTTTTGGGATAAGATCATAGAGGTATTGGGTGATTATGCGCTTCGTGTCCCTTTTAGTAATGAATTACCTCGTGCTAGTGAGGTTATACGTTTAGCAAGTATGAAGGACTTGCCGAGTGTGGAGGAAACACATCATTTTATACCGCAATACAAACGTATTGCTGAGGCTGAGGCAAATTGGTTAAAGGAACAAAAGGAGAAGGCTCATGAGCAGTGATATAATATATCGTAAAATGGTATCTGAAGATGTACCAGTAGTATTTGCTATTGAGCTTGCATCGTTTCCAGTACCCTGGACGCTTGATTCTTTTTACTATGAAATGCATGAAAATCAATATGCCTATTATGTGTTGGCAGTGGATGAAAGCAATAATATTATAGGTTTTTGTGGTATGTGGATGGTCATAGACGCTGCGCAAATTACGAATGTGGCAGTTACAGAGAATGTTCGTGGTCGAGGAATTGGTGAAGGTTTAATGCGAGAGGCGATACGCATTGCACGTGAACATGGAATGGATGTAATGAGTCTAGAGGTACGTGAGAGCAATACTGTGGCACAAAATCTTTATCGTAAGCTTGCGTTTCAAGATGGCGGCATACGTAAAGGCTATTATACAGATAACGGGGAGGATGCCCTTGTCATGTGGGTGAATTTATAATGGATAATCAAGTTATTTTAGCAATTGAATCAAGTTGTGATGAGACAGCAGCAGCCATTATTCGTAATGGTTCAGAGATTATTTCGAATGTTGTCGCGTCACAAATCGACAGTCATAAACGATTTGGTGGGGTTGTACCAGAAATTGCATCCCGTCACCATGTAGAGCAAATTACCGTTGTAATTGAAGAGGCATTAGCGAAGGCGAATATGAAACCAACTGATTTAGATGCAGTTGCGGTAACAGAGGGGCCGGGACTTGTAGGAGCACTGTTAATCGGTATAAATGCGGCGAAGGCTTTTGCGTTTGCAAACAATTTGCCTATCTTAGGCGTACATCATATTGCAGGGCATATTTATGCAAATGCACTGGTACAACCAATGGAGTTTCCACTTCTAGCTCTTGTGGTATCAGGAGGACATACGGAACTTGTCTATATGAAGGAGCATGGCTCATTTGAAGTTATTGGAGAAACACGTGATGATGCAGCAGGTGAAGCTTACGATAAAGTGGCGCGCGTATTAGGCTTACCATACCCTGGAGGCCCACGTATTGATCAGTTAGCCCATGAAGGAGAGGAAGCAGTTGCTTTCCCTCGTGTATGGTTGGAGGAAGATTCATATGATTTCAGCTTTAGTGGCTTAAAATCGGCAGTTATTAACTATAAGCATAATATGGATCAGCGAGGAGAAGAGATTTCCTCAACAGCTGTTGCAAAAGGCTTTCAGGAAAGCGTAGTCGAAGTGTTAACCGCAAAAACATTGCGCGCGGCTCGTCAGTATAATGTTAAACAAGTCATTGCAGCTGGTGGTGTAGCAGCGAATAAAGGCTTACGTACATCACTCGCGGTGACTTTTGCTGACGAAGGCATTCCATTCTATGTGCCACCATTGAAATTATGCACAGACAACGCTGCAATGATTGGAGCTGCAGCAACACCGATGTTTGAAGCTGGTAAACGTGATAATTTGACGATGAACGGTCGCCCAGGAATGGAGTTGAAATCTTGGGCAGAATAGTACAGTTAGTGACCTATAGATGATTTATATTCTAAAAAGGTATCTCAGAAACATTCTGGGATACCTTTTTTGCTTTTTCGAAAAAATAATTGAGTTAAAATAATGAAAGAAAAGAGAGCAAATACGTTCTAATAATAGCAAGATGTTAATTGACAAATTTTTCAGAAAATTATCCACAGGTATTGTGAAAAAATCGTTTAAAAAACTGCGAACATTCGTACTTATGCACAATTTGTTGATAACTTGTGTATAACTTGTGATTATTCTATATATAGTAGCGTGTTTTTCACAAAAACATGTGGATTAAATAATTTGGAATTGTGGACAATGTGGAAAAGTCTGTTGATATGTTGATATTACTAGATTTAGAGTGTGTATAAAACTGTGGGCAGTTTTTGTCGAAAAATAGCACTTGACCAATATATATGAAAAAATAGGGCAAGTAAAGAAAAAAACCATGTGACAAGGCACATGGTTTTACGAAGTGTTATGCAATAATATTTTCTAGCTCTTCATTTAGCTCTAGCCACTCCATTTCGAATAGCTCATGTTGCTCTTTAGCGGTAGCTAATTCACTTTGCAATTGCGTAATTTTTTCATGATCTGTGAAAATCTCAGGATTACAAAGCGCTTCTTCTAAACGAGTAATGTCTGTATCAATTTCTGGCATTTTCTCCTCTAATTCTTCGATGGCACGTCGAATTTGGCGCTCGCGTTTTTTTACTTCTTTGTCTATTTTAGAGGTAGATACTTTTTCTGAAGCTTCTGCATGGATTTGAGGTTGAGCAGCTGCTTTCATTTGTGCAATTTCCAAAAGTTCTTGTTTTTTCTCAAGGTAATAATCATAGTCACCTAAATACTCAAATGAGCCATCACCTGACAGCTCGACTACTTTTGTAGCAATTCGATTGATGAAGTAGCGGTCATGAGATACGAATAATAGTGTTCCAGGATAATCAATCAGCGCATTTTCCAGTACTTCTTTACTGTCTAAGTCTAAGTGGTTGGTCGGCTCATCAAGAATAAGAAAGTTTGCTTTTTGCATCATCAATTTCGCTAATGCAAGTCGAGCCTTCTCGCCACCAGATAGCGAAGTAACGGCTTTATCAACATCTTCTCCACTAAAGAGGAAGCGACCAAGTACTGTACGAATCTCCTTTTCGTTCATTAATGGCCATTCATCCCACAATTCTTTTAATACACTTTTATTACTCGAAAGTTTCGCTTGTTCTTGATCATAATAGCTAATCTGTACATTTGTACCGTACCGAATTTCCCCTGCAAGTGCTGGCAAATCCTTCACTATGGTTTTTAATAAGGTT of the Lysinibacillus fusiformis genome contains:
- the tsaE gene encoding tRNA (adenosine(37)-N6)-threonylcarbamoyltransferase complex ATPase subunit type 1 TsaE, with product MFEIIMNSLEDTENFALKLADLLEAQDTITLEGDLGAGKTTFTKSLAKGLGVTRTVNSPTFTIIKQYEGRLPFNHLDVYRLAESDEDLGWDELFYGDAVSVVEWAHLIEQDLPRERLGIEIYRIEENERRFVLTPRGERYEALCEELIK
- the tsaB gene encoding tRNA (adenosine(37)-N6)-threonylcarbamoyltransferase complex dimerization subunit type 1 TsaB; translation: MIWLGIETANAPLSVAVVKDGKVVAEIIQNIKLTHSAGAMPAIENILENAGIKPNELDAIAVSEGPGSYTGVRIGVTLAKTLAWTLHKPLVGISSLKVLAANATLYDGLICPIFDARRDNVYTAVYKGAELDVVVEDYHDHIDGLLNRLKAFESPILFIGADVHAFWDKIIEVLGDYALRVPFSNELPRASEVIRLASMKDLPSVEETHHFIPQYKRIAEAEANWLKEQKEKAHEQ
- the rimI gene encoding ribosomal protein S18-alanine N-acetyltransferase — encoded protein: MSSDIIYRKMVSEDVPVVFAIELASFPVPWTLDSFYYEMHENQYAYYVLAVDESNNIIGFCGMWMVIDAAQITNVAVTENVRGRGIGEGLMREAIRIAREHGMDVMSLEVRESNTVAQNLYRKLAFQDGGIRKGYYTDNGEDALVMWVNL
- the tsaD gene encoding tRNA (adenosine(37)-N6)-threonylcarbamoyltransferase complex transferase subunit TsaD: MDNQVILAIESSCDETAAAIIRNGSEIISNVVASQIDSHKRFGGVVPEIASRHHVEQITVVIEEALAKANMKPTDLDAVAVTEGPGLVGALLIGINAAKAFAFANNLPILGVHHIAGHIYANALVQPMEFPLLALVVSGGHTELVYMKEHGSFEVIGETRDDAAGEAYDKVARVLGLPYPGGPRIDQLAHEGEEAVAFPRVWLEEDSYDFSFSGLKSAVINYKHNMDQRGEEISSTAVAKGFQESVVEVLTAKTLRAARQYNVKQVIAAGGVAANKGLRTSLAVTFADEGIPFYVPPLKLCTDNAAMIGAAATPMFEAGKRDNLTMNGRPGMELKSWAE